A genomic stretch from Pristiophorus japonicus isolate sPriJap1 chromosome 6, sPriJap1.hap1, whole genome shotgun sequence includes:
- the actl6a gene encoding actin-like protein 6A isoform X1 → MSGGVYGGDEVGALVFDIGSYTVRAGYAGEDCPKADFPTAIGMLLERDDGSTPMEIEGDKGKPSGTTYFIDTNSLRVPRENMEVISPLKNGMIEEWDSFQAILDHTYKNHIKSEAGLHPVLMSEAPWNTRAKRERLTELMFEHYNIPAFFLCKTAVLTAFANGRSTGLVLDSGATHTTAIPVHDGYVLQQSIVKSPLAGDFISMQCRELFQELNVEIIPPYMIASKVNTTRKLSASKPAEMPTLQSSLASKSVQESVREGSPPNWKKKEKLPQVSRSWHNYMCNEVIQDFQASVLQVSDSPYDEQVAAQMPSVHYEFPNGYNCDFGAERLRIPEGLFDPSNVKGLSGNTMLGVSHVVTTSVGMCDIDIRPGLYGSVIAAGGNTLIQSFTDRLNRELSQKTPPSMRLKLMANNTTVERRFSSWIGGSILASLGTFQQMWISKQEYEEGGKQCVERKCP, encoded by the exons ATGAGCGGCGGCGTCTACGGAGGAG ATGAGGTTGGTGCCCTTGTGTTTGACATTGGGTCATACACAGTGAGAGCAGGCTATGCTGGGGAAGATTGTCCAAAG GCAGACTTTCCAACAGCTATTGGGATGCTGTTGGAGAGAGATGATGGGAGCACACCAATGGAAATAGAAGGAGACAAAGGAAAGCCAAGTGGCACAACTTATTTTATTGATACAAACTCTTTGCGAGTTCCCAGAGAAAATATGGAAGTTATATCTCCTTTGAAAAATGGAATGA TTGAAGAATGGGACAGTTTTCAGGCGATTCTAGATCACACATATAAGAATCATATCAAATCTGAAGCTGGTCTGCATCCTGTCTTGATGTCGGAGGCCCCA TGGAATACACGGGCGAAGAGAGAGCGACTTACTGAGCTGATGTTTGAACATTATAATATCCCAGCATTTTTCCTGTGTAAAACCGCTGTGCTCACGGC ATTTGCAAATGGCCGCTCTACAGGCTTGGTGTTAGATAGTGGAGCCACACATACCACAGCTATTCCTGTGCACGATGGATATGTTCTTCAGCAAA GCATTGTTAAGTCACCACTCGCAGGAGACTTCATCTCCATGCAATGCAGGGAACTGTTTCAGGAACTGAATGTGGAAATAATCCCACCATACATGATTGCTTCAAAG GTCAACACTACCAGAAAACTTTCAGCTTCAAAGCCCGCTGAGATGCCCACATTACAGTCCTCATTGGCTTCAAAATCTGTTCAG GAGTCAGTGCGAGAAGGATCTCCTCCTAATTGGAAGAAGAAAGAGAAACTACCTCAGGTCTCACGGTCCTGGCACAACTACATGTGTAAT GAAGTGATTCAGGATTTCCAAgcttcagtactccaggtgtctgATTCGCCTTATGATGAACA AGTGGCTGCACAGATGCCCAGTGTTCATTATGAATTTCCTAATGGCTATAACTGTGATTTTGGGGCTGAGCGACTGAGAATTCCAGAAGGCTTGTTTGATCCTTCTAATGTCAAG GGTTTATCTGGAAACACAATGCTAGGTGTCAGCCACGTGGTGACCACAAGTGTTGGAATGTGCGATATTGATATTAGACCG GGATTATATGGCAGTGTGATTGCAGCAGGTGGAAACACATTGATACAGAGCTTTACAGACCGGTTGAACAGGGAGCTTTCCCAGAAAACTCCACCT AGCATGCGTTTGAAGTTAATGGCGAATAACACCACAGTGGAACGCCGGTTTAGCTCCTGGATTGGTGGATCTATTCTAGCCTCTTTG ggTACATTCCAGCAGATGTGGATCTCTAAGCAGGAATATGAAGAAGGAGGGAAGCAATGCGTTGAAAGAAAATGCCCTTAA
- the actl6a gene encoding actin-like protein 6A isoform X2, whose product MSGGVYGGDEVGALVFDIGSYTVRAGYAGEDCPKADFPTAIGMLLERDDGSTPMEIEGDKGKPSGTTYFIDTNSLRVPRENMEVISPLKNGMIEEWDSFQAILDHTYKNHIKSEAGLHPVLMSEAPWNTRAKRERLTELMFEHYNIPAFFLCKTAVLTAFANGRSTGLVLDSGATHTTAIPVHDGYVLQQSIVKSPLAGDFISMQCRELFQELNVEIIPPYMIASKESVREGSPPNWKKKEKLPQVSRSWHNYMCNEVIQDFQASVLQVSDSPYDEQVAAQMPSVHYEFPNGYNCDFGAERLRIPEGLFDPSNVKGLSGNTMLGVSHVVTTSVGMCDIDIRPGLYGSVIAAGGNTLIQSFTDRLNRELSQKTPPSMRLKLMANNTTVERRFSSWIGGSILASLGTFQQMWISKQEYEEGGKQCVERKCP is encoded by the exons ATGAGCGGCGGCGTCTACGGAGGAG ATGAGGTTGGTGCCCTTGTGTTTGACATTGGGTCATACACAGTGAGAGCAGGCTATGCTGGGGAAGATTGTCCAAAG GCAGACTTTCCAACAGCTATTGGGATGCTGTTGGAGAGAGATGATGGGAGCACACCAATGGAAATAGAAGGAGACAAAGGAAAGCCAAGTGGCACAACTTATTTTATTGATACAAACTCTTTGCGAGTTCCCAGAGAAAATATGGAAGTTATATCTCCTTTGAAAAATGGAATGA TTGAAGAATGGGACAGTTTTCAGGCGATTCTAGATCACACATATAAGAATCATATCAAATCTGAAGCTGGTCTGCATCCTGTCTTGATGTCGGAGGCCCCA TGGAATACACGGGCGAAGAGAGAGCGACTTACTGAGCTGATGTTTGAACATTATAATATCCCAGCATTTTTCCTGTGTAAAACCGCTGTGCTCACGGC ATTTGCAAATGGCCGCTCTACAGGCTTGGTGTTAGATAGTGGAGCCACACATACCACAGCTATTCCTGTGCACGATGGATATGTTCTTCAGCAAA GCATTGTTAAGTCACCACTCGCAGGAGACTTCATCTCCATGCAATGCAGGGAACTGTTTCAGGAACTGAATGTGGAAATAATCCCACCATACATGATTGCTTCAAAG GAGTCAGTGCGAGAAGGATCTCCTCCTAATTGGAAGAAGAAAGAGAAACTACCTCAGGTCTCACGGTCCTGGCACAACTACATGTGTAAT GAAGTGATTCAGGATTTCCAAgcttcagtactccaggtgtctgATTCGCCTTATGATGAACA AGTGGCTGCACAGATGCCCAGTGTTCATTATGAATTTCCTAATGGCTATAACTGTGATTTTGGGGCTGAGCGACTGAGAATTCCAGAAGGCTTGTTTGATCCTTCTAATGTCAAG GGTTTATCTGGAAACACAATGCTAGGTGTCAGCCACGTGGTGACCACAAGTGTTGGAATGTGCGATATTGATATTAGACCG GGATTATATGGCAGTGTGATTGCAGCAGGTGGAAACACATTGATACAGAGCTTTACAGACCGGTTGAACAGGGAGCTTTCCCAGAAAACTCCACCT AGCATGCGTTTGAAGTTAATGGCGAATAACACCACAGTGGAACGCCGGTTTAGCTCCTGGATTGGTGGATCTATTCTAGCCTCTTTG ggTACATTCCAGCAGATGTGGATCTCTAAGCAGGAATATGAAGAAGGAGGGAAGCAATGCGTTGAAAGAAAATGCCCTTAA